The Streptomyces sp. NBC_00162 genome window below encodes:
- the glmS gene encoding glutamine--fructose-6-phosphate transaminase (isomerizing), which produces MCGIVGYVGAQSALDVVIAGLKRLEYRGYDSAGIAVLSEGELAAVKKAGKLVNLEKELVGNPLPAGSTGLGHTRWATHGGPTDANAHPHLDNSGRVAVVHNGIIENFAALRAELAERGHRLESETDTEVVAHLLAEEYAAGGDLAAAMRRVCLRLEGAFTLVAVHADAPDVVVGARRNSPLVVGVGEGENFLASDVAAFIAHTRSAIELGQDQVVELRRDGVSVTNFDGSAATVRAYHVDWDASAAEKGGYDYFMLKEIAEQPKAVADTLLGRIDASGSLTLDEVRIPASVLREVDKVVIVACGTAYHAGMIAKLAIEHWTRIPCETELASEFRYRDPILDQRTLVVAISQSGETMDTLMALRHAREQGARVLAICNTNGSTIPRESDAVLYTHAGPEVAVASTKAFLTQLVACYLVALYLGQVRGTKWGDEIRAVIRELSDIAAAVDTVLETMEPVRELARSLADKNTVLFLGRHVGYPVALEGALKLKELAYMHAEGFAAGELKHGPIALIEKDLPVVVVVPSPRGRSVLHDKIVSNIQEIRARGARTIVIAEEGDEAVVPYADHLIRIPATPTLLQPLVATVPLQVFACELATARGNEVDQPRNLAKSVTVE; this is translated from the coding sequence ATGTGCGGAATTGTGGGTTACGTGGGAGCGCAGTCGGCGCTCGATGTGGTCATCGCCGGACTCAAGCGACTGGAGTACCGCGGCTACGACTCGGCGGGGATCGCCGTGCTCTCCGAGGGGGAACTGGCCGCGGTCAAGAAGGCCGGGAAACTCGTCAACCTGGAGAAGGAACTGGTCGGCAACCCGCTGCCGGCCGGGTCCACCGGGCTGGGGCACACCCGGTGGGCCACCCATGGCGGGCCGACCGACGCCAACGCCCATCCCCACCTGGACAACTCCGGGCGGGTGGCGGTCGTGCACAACGGCATCATCGAGAACTTCGCCGCGCTGCGCGCCGAACTCGCCGAGCGCGGACACCGGCTGGAGTCCGAGACGGACACCGAGGTGGTGGCGCACCTGCTCGCCGAGGAGTACGCGGCCGGCGGGGACCTGGCGGCGGCGATGCGGCGGGTGTGCCTGCGGCTCGAGGGCGCCTTCACGCTGGTCGCCGTGCACGCCGACGCGCCGGACGTGGTCGTCGGCGCGCGCCGGAACTCGCCCCTGGTGGTGGGCGTTGGAGAGGGAGAGAACTTCCTCGCCTCGGACGTGGCCGCGTTCATCGCCCACACCCGGTCCGCGATCGAGCTGGGGCAGGACCAGGTCGTCGAGCTCCGCCGCGACGGGGTGTCGGTGACCAACTTCGACGGTTCGGCCGCGACCGTGCGGGCGTACCACGTGGACTGGGACGCCTCGGCGGCCGAGAAGGGGGGTTATGACTACTTCATGCTCAAGGAGATCGCGGAGCAGCCGAAGGCTGTCGCCGACACCCTCCTGGGCAGGATCGACGCGAGCGGCTCGCTGACCCTGGACGAGGTGCGCATCCCCGCCTCGGTGCTCAGGGAGGTCGACAAGGTCGTGATCGTGGCGTGCGGTACGGCGTACCACGCGGGCATGATCGCGAAGCTGGCCATCGAGCACTGGACCCGCATCCCGTGCGAGACGGAGCTGGCGAGCGAGTTCCGCTACCGCGACCCGATCCTGGACCAGCGGACGCTGGTGGTCGCGATCTCGCAGTCCGGCGAGACCATGGACACCCTGATGGCGCTGCGGCACGCGCGCGAGCAGGGCGCCCGGGTGCTGGCCATCTGCAATACGAACGGGTCGACCATTCCGCGGGAGTCGGATGCGGTGCTCTACACGCATGCGGGCCCGGAGGTGGCGGTCGCCTCCACGAAGGCGTTCCTGACGCAGCTCGTGGCCTGCTACCTGGTCGCGCTGTACCTGGGGCAGGTACGGGGCACCAAGTGGGGCGACGAGATCCGGGCGGTGATCCGGGAGCTGTCGGACATCGCCGCGGCGGTGGACACCGTACTGGAGACGATGGAGCCCGTACGGGAGCTCGCCCGGTCCCTCGCCGACAAGAACACCGTGCTGTTCCTGGGGCGGCACGTGGGGTACCCGGTGGCGCTGGAGGGCGCGCTCAAACTCAAGGAGCTGGCGTACATGCACGCCGAGGGCTTCGCGGCGGGCGAGCTCAAGCACGGGCCGATCGCGCTGATCGAGAAGGACCTGCCGGTGGTCGTCGTCGTCCCGTCGCCGCGCGGGCGGTCGGTGCTCCACGACAAGATCGTGTCGAACATCCAGGAGATCCGGGCACGCGGGGCGCGGACCATCGTCATCGCGGAGGAGGGCGACGAGGCGGTCGTGCCGTACGCCGACCACCTGATCCGGATCCCGGCCACGCCGACGCTGCTCCAGCCGCTGGTGGCGACGGTGCCGTTGCAGGTCTTCGCGTGCGAGCTGGCGACGGCGCGCGGGAACGAGGTGGACCAGCCGCGTAACCTCGCGAAGTCGGTGACTGTGGAGTGA
- the coaA gene encoding type I pantothenate kinase, with protein sequence MITSPPRSSTPDNATERTGPDGHPTRPTHRRSPDASPYVDLTRAEWSALRERTPLPLTADEVERLRGLGDVIDLDEVRDVYLPLSRLLNLYVGATSNLRGTLNTFLGDAGNGHGAQQGTPFVIGVAGSVAVGKSTVARLLQALLARWPEHPRVELVTTDGFLYPMKELQRRGLTSRKGFPESYDRRALTRFVADIKAGKDEVRAPVYSHLIYDIVPGEELVVRRPDILIVEGLNVLQPALPGTDGRTRVALADYFDFSVYVDARPEDIERWYLGRFRKLRETAFQNPFSYFRKYTQVSEEEAMEYAQTMWRTINKPNLLENVAPTRGRATLVVRKGPDHKVQKLSLRKL encoded by the coding sequence GTGATCACTTCGCCGCCACGAAGCAGCACGCCGGACAACGCAACGGAGCGCACCGGCCCGGACGGGCACCCCACCCGCCCCACCCACCGCCGGAGCCCCGACGCCTCTCCGTACGTCGACCTCACCCGCGCCGAGTGGAGCGCCCTGCGCGAGCGGACCCCGCTGCCGCTCACCGCCGACGAGGTCGAGCGGCTGCGCGGCCTGGGCGACGTCATCGACCTCGACGAGGTCCGCGACGTCTACCTGCCGCTCTCCCGCCTCCTGAACCTGTACGTGGGCGCCACCAGCAATCTCCGCGGCACCCTCAACACCTTCCTCGGCGACGCCGGCAACGGGCACGGCGCCCAGCAGGGCACCCCCTTCGTCATAGGGGTCGCCGGCTCGGTCGCCGTCGGCAAGTCCACCGTGGCCCGTCTGCTCCAGGCCCTGCTCGCGCGCTGGCCCGAGCACCCCCGCGTGGAGCTGGTCACGACCGACGGCTTCCTCTACCCGATGAAGGAGCTCCAGCGGCGCGGGCTCACCTCCCGCAAGGGCTTCCCGGAGTCCTACGACCGCCGCGCGCTCACCCGCTTCGTCGCCGACATCAAGGCCGGCAAGGACGAGGTCCGGGCCCCGGTCTACTCGCACCTGATCTACGACATCGTGCCCGGCGAGGAGCTCGTCGTACGCCGCCCGGACATCCTCATCGTCGAAGGCCTCAACGTGCTCCAGCCGGCCCTCCCCGGGACGGACGGCCGCACCCGCGTCGCCCTGGCCGACTACTTCGACTTCAGCGTCTACGTGGACGCGCGCCCCGAGGACATCGAGCGCTGGTACCTGGGCCGCTTCCGGAAGCTGCGCGAGACCGCCTTCCAGAATCCTTTCTCCTACTTCCGCAAGTACACCCAGGTCTCCGAGGAGGAGGCCATGGAGTACGCGCAGACGATGTGGCGGACCATCAACAAGCCCAACCTGCTGGAGAACGTGGCCCCCACCCGCGGCCGCGCCACCCTGGTCGTCCGCAAGGGACCGGACCACAAGGTGCAGAAGCTGAGCCTGCGCAAGCTCTAG